In Paeniglutamicibacter kerguelensis, one genomic interval encodes:
- the pyk gene encoding pyruvate kinase, translating to MRRAKIVATWGPAIGTYEKTLAVLKAGVDVARLNMSHGDHSMHAENLGNVRAAALELGRPVGIFADLQGPKIRLGRFIDDAKHILKVGDTFTIVIADVLGDATFCSTTFKGLPQDVNIGDILLINDGKVSLRATEVDDEKVVTEVVVGGEVSNNKGINLPGVAVNVPALSEKDEDDLRWAIRAGVDMVALSFVRNATDIERVHEIMDEEGRRLPVIAKIEKPQAVDALEEIIHAFDAIMVARGDLGVELPLEEVPLVQKRAIELARRWAKPVIVATQVLESMIESPTPTRAEASDCANAVLDGADAVMLSGETSVGEYPIETVETMARIISSTEQHGLDRIPRLGSKPKTRGGAITRAAVEIADQLDAKYIVAFTQSGDSARRLSRLRPKKPVLAFTPLPQTYQIMTLMWGIQPRVVEYADHTDKMTAQVDRALLQEGLAEVNDIVCIAAGSPPGQAGSTNSLRIHKVGDLADAGQLVEGKPMPAREEVGPWDTETVSGQGPREI from the coding sequence ATGAGACGCGCAAAAATTGTGGCCACCTGGGGCCCTGCGATCGGTACCTACGAAAAGACGTTGGCAGTGCTCAAGGCGGGTGTTGACGTTGCCCGCTTGAACATGAGCCACGGCGACCATTCGATGCACGCCGAGAACCTCGGCAATGTCCGTGCCGCGGCCCTGGAACTGGGACGCCCGGTAGGCATCTTTGCCGACCTTCAGGGCCCGAAGATCCGGCTGGGCCGGTTCATCGACGACGCCAAGCACATCTTGAAGGTGGGGGACACCTTCACCATCGTCATCGCCGATGTCCTGGGTGATGCAACCTTCTGCTCCACCACGTTCAAGGGCCTGCCGCAGGACGTCAACATCGGCGACATCCTGCTCATCAACGACGGCAAGGTTTCCCTCCGCGCCACCGAGGTGGACGACGAAAAGGTCGTCACCGAGGTGGTCGTGGGCGGCGAGGTGTCCAACAACAAGGGCATCAACCTTCCCGGTGTTGCGGTCAACGTCCCGGCGTTGAGCGAAAAGGATGAGGACGACCTGCGTTGGGCCATCCGTGCCGGCGTTGACATGGTCGCCCTGTCCTTCGTTCGCAACGCCACCGACATCGAGCGTGTGCACGAGATCATGGACGAGGAAGGCCGCCGCCTTCCGGTCATCGCCAAGATCGAGAAGCCGCAGGCGGTGGACGCGTTGGAGGAAATCATCCACGCGTTCGACGCCATCATGGTGGCCCGTGGCGACCTTGGCGTGGAGCTTCCGCTCGAAGAGGTTCCGCTGGTGCAGAAGCGTGCCATCGAATTGGCCCGCCGCTGGGCCAAACCGGTCATCGTTGCAACCCAGGTGCTGGAGTCGATGATCGAATCGCCGACCCCGACCCGCGCCGAGGCCTCGGACTGCGCCAACGCGGTGCTCGACGGCGCCGACGCGGTCATGCTTTCCGGCGAAACCTCGGTGGGCGAATACCCGATCGAGACCGTCGAAACCATGGCGCGGATCATTTCCTCCACGGAGCAGCACGGTCTTGACCGCATTCCGCGTCTGGGCTCCAAGCCCAAGACCCGTGGCGGCGCCATCACCCGTGCCGCGGTGGAAATCGCCGACCAGCTGGATGCCAAGTACATCGTGGCCTTCACCCAGTCCGGCGACTCGGCCCGACGCCTGTCGCGCCTGCGCCCGAAGAAGCCGGTGCTGGCGTTCACGCCGCTGCCGCAGACCTACCAGATCATGACGCTGATGTGGGGCATCCAGCCGCGTGTGGTCGAGTACGCTGACCACACCGACAAGATGACCGCACAGGTCGACCGCGCGCTGCTGCAGGAAGGACTGGCAGAGGTCAACGACATCGTCTGCATCGCCGCCGGTTCCCCTCCAGGCCAGGCCGGTTCGACCAACTCGCTGCGCATCCACAAGGTCGGCGACCTCGCGGATGCCGGCCAGCTGGTTGAGGGCAAGCCGATGCCGGCCCGCGAAGAGGTCGGCCCCTGGGACACTGAAACCGTGTCGGGCCAAGGCCCCCGCGAGATCTAG
- a CDS encoding glutamate synthase subunit beta — MANPRGFLEVRERVTQPKRPVPIRLMDFREVTERQNDGTLKAQAGRCMDCGIAFCHSGCPLGNLIPEWNALVHQGRMAEASERLHATNNFPEFTGRLCPAPCESSCVLGINQPAVTIKQIEVEIADTLLASGDLEPVLAMRHTDKRIAVVGSGPAGLAAAQQLTRAGHTVAVYERDEKIGGLLRYGIPDFKMEKEVLERRLAQMEAEGTRFRTGVSVGTDITWDALHRRYDAVILATGATVPRDMPIPGRELDGVHFAMDYLVDSNRVVAGERDGLRIDAAGKHVVILGGGDTGADCLGTALRQGAASVTTLAIGAQPPLERPANQPWPMVPRLFEVQSAHEEGGERTYLAATVNFTGERGSVMGVTVAETEFIDGQRLPKPGTERVIPADLVFLALGFTGPEEAGLKEQANTEFDDRGSVARDGYYMTNTPGVFVAGDAGRGQSLIVWAIAEGRSCAAAVDKYLMGETRLPAPVAPTDQAISML; from the coding sequence GTGGCTAATCCACGTGGATTCTTGGAAGTCCGTGAACGAGTAACCCAACCCAAGCGCCCGGTGCCCATCCGCCTGATGGACTTCCGCGAGGTCACCGAGCGGCAGAACGACGGCACGCTCAAGGCCCAGGCCGGCCGCTGCATGGACTGCGGCATCGCGTTCTGCCACAGCGGATGCCCGCTGGGCAACCTGATTCCCGAGTGGAATGCTCTGGTCCACCAGGGCCGGATGGCGGAAGCCTCGGAGCGGTTGCACGCGACCAACAACTTCCCGGAGTTTACCGGGCGGCTCTGCCCGGCCCCGTGCGAATCCTCCTGCGTGCTGGGAATCAACCAGCCGGCCGTAACAATCAAACAAATTGAGGTCGAAATCGCGGACACGTTGTTGGCTTCCGGCGACCTCGAGCCGGTGCTTGCCATGCGGCACACCGACAAGCGCATCGCGGTGGTCGGTTCCGGCCCTGCGGGGTTGGCCGCGGCCCAGCAGCTGACCCGCGCCGGACACACCGTGGCTGTGTACGAGCGGGACGAAAAGATCGGAGGGTTGCTGCGTTACGGCATCCCGGACTTCAAGATGGAAAAGGAAGTCCTCGAGCGCCGGCTGGCCCAGATGGAGGCCGAGGGAACCCGCTTTCGCACCGGCGTTTCGGTGGGTACCGACATCACCTGGGATGCCCTGCATCGCCGGTATGACGCGGTGATCCTCGCCACAGGGGCCACGGTTCCGCGTGACATGCCGATTCCCGGGCGCGAGCTCGACGGGGTCCATTTCGCCATGGACTACCTCGTCGATTCGAACCGCGTGGTGGCCGGTGAGCGCGATGGATTGCGCATCGACGCGGCCGGAAAGCACGTGGTGATCCTCGGCGGCGGAGACACCGGCGCCGACTGCCTGGGCACCGCGTTGCGCCAGGGAGCGGCAAGCGTCACGACCTTGGCCATCGGTGCCCAGCCTCCGCTGGAGCGTCCGGCAAACCAGCCGTGGCCGATGGTCCCGAGGCTGTTCGAGGTCCAATCCGCCCACGAAGAGGGCGGCGAACGCACGTACTTGGCGGCCACCGTCAACTTCACGGGCGAGCGCGGAAGCGTGATGGGTGTTACGGTAGCAGAGACCGAATTTATTGACGGTCAGCGCCTTCCGAAACCAGGCACCGAGCGGGTGATTCCCGCGGATCTGGTCTTCCTGGCTCTCGGGTTCACAGGACCCGAAGAAGCCGGTCTCAAGGAACAGGCCAACACCGAGTTTGATGACCGGGGCAGCGTCGCCCGCGATGGTTACTACATGACCAACACCCCCGGGGTGTTCGTGGCCGGCGATGCCGGACGCGGACAATCCCTGATTGTGTGGGCCATCGCCGAGGGACGATCCTGTGCCGCGGCGGTGGACAAATACCTGATGGGCGAAACCCGCCTTCCGGCCCCCGTTGCACCGACGGACCAGGCCATCAGCATGTTGTGA
- the gltB gene encoding glutamate synthase large subunit translates to MSMTGVQLNASPDCGGEVSSPFTRFADAPEAQGLYNPENEKDACGLAVIATLKKVPTHSIVNQALEALRRLEHRGAVGADDGTGDGAGILTQIPDAFFRAVTGFTLPAPGHYAAGTAFLPQDLAQRTQAVSALEELALEEGLSVLGWRELPVNAEHIGPTARGCMPHFAQIFLGISGENVTELDARVFRVRKRAQNKFGVYFPSLSSASIVYKGMLSTAQLSAFYPDLTDERFASTFGIVHSRFSTNTFPSWPLAQPFRAIAHNGEINTVKGNRNWMRARQSQLASTLLGEVPEELFPICSPGASDSASFDEVAELLTLSGRPIAQAIMMMIPEAWENHATMDADRRAFYEYHSMLMEPWDGPAAVSFTDGKQVGAVLDRNGLRPARFWVSDDGLVVLASEVGVIDLAPERIVAKGRVAPGKMFLVDTVAGRIIEDDEIKAQIAASKPWAQWVTANKIRLSDLPDLEHVSHNSASVQLRQRTFGYTTEELRILLAPMASTGAEPLGAMGSDTPVAVLSARSRLLFDYFTQSFAQVTNPPLDSIREELVTSMGTSIGPAGNLLSLGKVSAQQVSLAYPVITNDDLAKIANIRDDEGLKVSLKVRGLYRPEGGESELRARIQEICEKVSAAINRGIKFIVLSDRDSNAQWAPIPSLLLTSAVHHHLLKSANRTKTSLIIEAGDVREVHHVAVLIGYGASAINPYLALESVEEMARNGELGTVTPAKAQANLIKALGKGVLKIMSKMGISTVASYCGAQTFEALGLSQRVVDQFFTGTQSQLDGVGLDVLATETAMRHAYAYPADLAPEPHRTLETGGEYQWRREGPPHLFNPETVFRLQHATRERRYDIFKAYTKGVDDQSKGLMTLRGLLDFKIDNSTAIDIDEVEPVSEIVKRFATGAMSYGSISAEAHETLAIAMNRLGGKSNTGEGGEDVERLLDPARRSAVKQIASGRFGVTSLYLTNADDLQIKMAQGAKPGEGGQLAAQKVYPWIARTRHSTPGVGLISPPPHHDIYSIEDLAQLIHDAKCSNPAARIHVKLVSEVGIGTVAAGVTKAKADVVLVSGHDGGTGASPLNSLKHAGVPWELGLAETQQTLMLNGLRERVTVQVDGQLKTGRDVVIAALLGAEEFGFATAPLVVTGCIMMRVCHLDTCPVGVATQNPELRKRFTGQADHVVNFFEFLAQEVRELLAQLGYRSLEEAIGQAERLDTRAAVGHWKTEGLQLERIFETVGSKPGAPRRRTTLQDHHLNEHFDNLLITAAAPALAHRENVSIDLEVRNTDRAVGTMLGHHVTRTFGVDELAPGTIDVTLRGHAGQSLGAFLPAGIVLRLIGDSNDYVGKGLSGGRIILRPDAGSGFDPATQVIAGNVIGYGATSGELFISGMVGERFAVRNSGASAVVEGIGDHGCEYMTGGTALILGSTGRNFAAGMSGGVAYVLDLDTRKLNPLAVANDDLILEGPGEADCEQIKDLLAKHELHTGSALAASLLADWPVAAARFTKVLPRDFAAVSQARNAAAHEGFDPDSATTWNRILEVTRG, encoded by the coding sequence ATGAGCATGACCGGAGTCCAGCTGAACGCTTCACCGGATTGTGGCGGGGAAGTATCTTCGCCCTTCACACGGTTCGCAGACGCCCCCGAAGCGCAAGGCCTCTACAACCCCGAAAACGAAAAAGACGCGTGCGGGCTGGCAGTCATCGCCACCCTCAAAAAAGTACCTACCCACTCAATCGTGAACCAGGCACTCGAGGCCCTGCGCAGGCTCGAACACCGCGGCGCCGTAGGCGCCGACGACGGCACCGGTGATGGTGCCGGCATCCTCACCCAAATCCCCGACGCCTTCTTCCGCGCCGTCACCGGATTCACCCTTCCGGCCCCCGGGCACTACGCGGCCGGAACCGCCTTCCTGCCCCAGGACCTCGCGCAGCGGACGCAAGCCGTCAGCGCGCTGGAGGAACTGGCCCTCGAAGAAGGACTCAGCGTGCTGGGCTGGCGCGAACTGCCGGTCAACGCCGAGCACATCGGCCCCACGGCCCGCGGCTGCATGCCGCACTTCGCCCAAATCTTCCTCGGCATTTCCGGCGAAAACGTCACGGAACTCGACGCCCGGGTCTTCCGGGTGCGCAAGCGCGCGCAGAACAAGTTCGGCGTCTACTTCCCCTCGCTCTCCAGCGCCAGCATCGTCTACAAGGGCATGCTCTCCACCGCACAGCTTTCGGCCTTCTACCCGGACCTCACCGACGAACGCTTCGCGAGCACCTTCGGCATCGTGCACTCGCGCTTCTCCACCAACACCTTCCCGTCCTGGCCACTGGCCCAGCCCTTCCGCGCCATCGCCCACAACGGCGAAATCAACACGGTCAAGGGCAACCGGAACTGGATGCGCGCCCGCCAGTCCCAGCTGGCCTCCACACTGCTGGGCGAGGTGCCCGAGGAGCTCTTCCCGATCTGCAGCCCCGGCGCCTCCGACTCCGCCTCCTTCGACGAGGTCGCCGAGCTCCTGACGCTTTCCGGGCGCCCCATCGCCCAGGCGATCATGATGATGATCCCCGAGGCCTGGGAAAACCACGCCACCATGGATGCTGACCGCCGCGCCTTCTACGAATACCACTCCATGCTCATGGAACCGTGGGACGGCCCCGCAGCCGTGTCCTTCACCGACGGCAAGCAGGTGGGCGCGGTGCTTGACCGCAACGGCCTGCGCCCCGCACGCTTCTGGGTGAGCGACGACGGGCTGGTGGTGCTGGCCAGCGAGGTCGGCGTCATCGACCTGGCACCGGAACGGATCGTCGCCAAGGGCCGCGTGGCCCCGGGCAAGATGTTCCTCGTCGACACCGTCGCCGGACGCATCATCGAGGACGACGAAATCAAGGCGCAGATCGCCGCATCCAAGCCCTGGGCCCAATGGGTTACGGCAAACAAGATCCGCCTCTCGGACCTGCCGGACCTCGAGCACGTCAGCCACAACTCGGCCTCCGTGCAGCTGCGCCAGCGGACCTTCGGCTACACCACCGAGGAACTTCGCATCCTGCTCGCCCCGATGGCCTCCACCGGCGCCGAACCTCTGGGTGCCATGGGATCGGACACCCCGGTCGCCGTGCTCTCCGCCCGTTCGCGCCTGCTTTTCGACTACTTCACGCAGTCCTTCGCCCAGGTGACAAACCCGCCGCTGGATTCCATCCGCGAGGAACTCGTCACCTCCATGGGCACCAGCATCGGCCCCGCCGGCAACCTGCTGTCACTGGGCAAGGTCAGCGCCCAGCAGGTGTCCCTGGCCTACCCGGTCATCACCAACGACGACCTGGCCAAGATCGCCAACATCCGCGACGACGAGGGCCTCAAGGTCTCGCTGAAGGTCCGCGGGCTCTACCGCCCCGAGGGCGGGGAATCAGAGCTGCGCGCCCGCATCCAGGAAATCTGCGAAAAGGTCTCCGCAGCGATCAACCGGGGCATCAAGTTCATCGTGCTCTCGGACCGTGACTCCAACGCCCAGTGGGCTCCGATCCCGTCGCTGCTGCTCACCTCCGCGGTGCACCACCACCTGCTCAAGAGCGCCAACCGCACCAAGACCTCGTTGATCATCGAGGCCGGCGACGTGCGCGAGGTCCACCACGTGGCAGTGCTCATCGGCTACGGCGCCTCCGCCATCAACCCGTACTTGGCGCTGGAAAGCGTCGAGGAAATGGCACGCAACGGCGAGCTGGGCACCGTCACGCCCGCCAAGGCGCAGGCGAACCTGATCAAGGCGCTGGGCAAGGGCGTCCTGAAGATCATGTCGAAGATGGGCATCTCCACCGTCGCCTCATACTGCGGGGCCCAGACCTTCGAAGCACTTGGCCTGTCCCAGCGTGTGGTTGACCAGTTCTTCACCGGCACCCAATCGCAGCTCGACGGCGTGGGGCTGGACGTACTGGCCACCGAAACCGCGATGCGCCACGCCTACGCCTACCCGGCCGACCTGGCGCCGGAGCCGCACCGCACCCTGGAAACGGGCGGCGAGTACCAGTGGCGCCGCGAGGGCCCGCCGCACCTGTTCAACCCGGAAACGGTGTTCCGCCTGCAGCACGCCACCCGCGAACGCCGCTACGACATCTTCAAGGCGTACACCAAGGGCGTCGACGACCAGTCCAAGGGCCTGATGACGCTGCGCGGTCTGCTTGACTTCAAGATCGACAACTCCACGGCCATCGACATCGACGAGGTCGAGCCGGTCAGCGAGATCGTCAAGCGCTTCGCCACCGGTGCCATGAGCTACGGCTCGATTTCCGCCGAGGCGCACGAAACCCTGGCGATCGCCATGAACCGGCTGGGTGGCAAGTCCAACACCGGCGAGGGCGGCGAGGACGTCGAGCGCCTGCTGGACCCGGCGCGCCGTTCCGCGGTCAAGCAGATCGCCTCCGGCCGCTTCGGGGTCACCAGCCTGTACCTCACCAACGCGGACGACCTGCAGATCAAGATGGCGCAGGGCGCCAAGCCCGGCGAGGGCGGCCAGCTGGCCGCGCAAAAGGTCTACCCGTGGATCGCGCGCACCCGCCACTCCACCCCGGGCGTCGGGCTCATTTCCCCGCCGCCGCACCACGACATCTACTCGATCGAGGACCTGGCCCAGCTGATCCACGATGCAAAGTGCTCGAACCCCGCCGCACGCATCCACGTGAAGCTGGTCTCCGAGGTCGGCATCGGAACCGTCGCCGCGGGCGTCACCAAGGCCAAGGCCGACGTGGTGCTGGTCTCCGGACACGACGGCGGCACCGGCGCCTCGCCGCTGAACTCGCTCAAGCACGCGGGCGTGCCCTGGGAACTCGGCCTGGCCGAAACCCAGCAGACGCTGATGCTCAACGGGTTGCGCGAACGCGTCACCGTGCAGGTTGACGGCCAGCTGAAGACCGGCCGCGACGTGGTGATCGCCGCGTTGCTTGGCGCCGAGGAATTCGGCTTCGCCACCGCACCGCTGGTTGTCACCGGCTGCATCATGATGCGCGTCTGCCACCTCGACACCTGCCCGGTGGGCGTCGCCACGCAGAACCCGGAATTGCGCAAGCGCTTCACCGGGCAGGCCGACCACGTGGTGAACTTCTTCGAGTTCCTGGCCCAGGAAGTGCGCGAACTGCTCGCGCAGCTCGGCTACCGGAGCCTTGAGGAAGCCATCGGCCAGGCCGAGCGGCTCGACACCCGCGCCGCCGTGGGCCACTGGAAGACCGAGGGACTGCAACTTGAACGGATCTTTGAAACCGTTGGCTCCAAGCCCGGCGCCCCGCGCCGGCGGACCACGCTCCAGGACCACCACCTCAACGAGCACTTCGACAACCTGTTGATCACCGCGGCCGCGCCGGCACTGGCGCACCGCGAAAACGTGAGTATCGACCTGGAGGTGCGCAACACCGACCGGGCCGTGGGCACCATGCTCGGGCACCACGTGACCCGCACCTTCGGCGTGGACGAACTGGCGCCCGGAACCATCGACGTCACGCTGCGCGGACACGCGGGCCAGTCGCTCGGCGCCTTCCTCCCGGCAGGCATCGTGCTGCGGCTCATCGGGGACTCCAACGACTACGTCGGCAAGGGGCTCTCCGGCGGGCGCATCATCCTGCGGCCCGACGCGGGCAGCGGGTTCGACCCCGCAACCCAGGTCATTGCCGGAAACGTCATCGGCTACGGGGCGACCAGCGGCGAGCTTTTCATCAGCGGCATGGTCGGCGAACGCTTCGCCGTCCGGAACTCCGGTGCCAGCGCGGTGGTCGAGGGAATCGGCGACCACGGCTGCGAGTACATGACCGGGGGAACGGCCCTGATCCTCGGATCGACCGGGCGGAACTTCGCAGCCGGCATGTCCGGCGGCGTGGCCTACGTGCTGGACCTCGACACCCGCAAGCTGAACCCGCTGGCCGTCGCCAACGACGACCTGATCCTCGAGGGACCGGGCGAGGCGGACTGCGAACAGATCAAGGACCTGCTCGCAAAGCACGAACTGCACACCGGTTCGGCGCTTGCGGCAAGCCTGCTGGCCGATTGGCCGGTCGCCGCAGCCCGCTTCACCAAGGTCCTCCCGCGCGACTTCGCTGCGGTATCCCAGGCACGCAATGCTGCCGCCCATGAAGGTTTCGACCCGGATTCAGCAACCACCTGGAACCGGATTCTGGAGGTGACCCGTGGCTAA
- the lgt gene encoding prolipoprotein diacylglyceryl transferase — MTTLAAIGTGVFASIPSPPPEFSKFSIGPLTIHAYALCILAGIVVAMWMTNKRWLAKGGPADVVWDICIWAIPFGIVGGRLYHVLITDPDYYFGLNGQSAHLGEIPQIWAGGLGIMGAISLGTLGAWIACRRAGVRLTAFLDAVAPGVLLAQAFGRWGNWFNQELFGKPTTLPWGLEIDPTSYNFPPGLPPGTLFQPTFLYESLWNLAGVALLLALDHKFQLRRGAMFWSYLIWYGTGRIIMETMRIDAADTIVILGIGLRVHMWLAIGMVILGTVGLIYVLVKLRPLPDPGVYLEGRGPKPEADTAAEAPAGSAPIESAPEKTTDTESKNGAVQIKPVLDPEKETDSAAKSEKNDN, encoded by the coding sequence ATGACCACCCTGGCAGCCATCGGCACCGGCGTGTTCGCCTCGATCCCGAGCCCGCCGCCGGAGTTCTCCAAGTTCTCCATCGGCCCGTTGACCATCCACGCCTACGCCCTGTGCATCCTGGCCGGCATCGTCGTTGCCATGTGGATGACCAACAAGCGGTGGCTCGCCAAGGGCGGGCCGGCGGACGTGGTCTGGGACATCTGCATCTGGGCGATCCCGTTCGGCATCGTCGGCGGACGCCTGTACCACGTGCTGATCACCGATCCCGACTACTACTTCGGGCTCAACGGCCAAAGCGCACACCTGGGCGAGATCCCGCAGATCTGGGCCGGCGGCCTGGGCATCATGGGGGCCATCAGCCTTGGTACACTCGGCGCCTGGATCGCCTGCCGCCGCGCGGGCGTAAGGCTCACGGCCTTCCTGGATGCCGTGGCACCCGGCGTCCTGCTGGCCCAGGCCTTCGGCCGCTGGGGCAACTGGTTCAACCAGGAGCTCTTCGGCAAGCCGACCACGCTGCCTTGGGGCCTGGAGATCGACCCGACCAGCTACAACTTCCCCCCGGGCCTTCCGCCCGGAACGCTGTTCCAGCCGACGTTCCTCTACGAATCCCTTTGGAACCTTGCGGGCGTGGCGCTGCTGCTGGCGCTGGACCACAAGTTCCAGCTGCGCCGCGGCGCCATGTTCTGGTCCTACCTGATCTGGTATGGCACGGGCCGAATCATCATGGAAACCATGCGCATCGACGCCGCCGACACGATCGTCATCCTCGGCATCGGCCTGCGCGTCCACATGTGGCTCGCCATCGGCATGGTCATCCTGGGCACCGTCGGCCTCATCTACGTGCTCGTCAAACTGCGCCCGCTGCCGGACCCGGGGGTCTACCTCGAGGGCCGCGGACCCAAGCCCGAGGCCGACACCGCGGCGGAGGCCCCGGCCGGATCCGCCCCGATCGAGTCCGCACCGGAGAAGACCACGGATACCGAATCAAAAAACGGCGCCGTGCAGATCAAACCGGTCCTGGATCCCGAAAAGGAAACTGATTCCGCAGCAAAATCGGAAAAGAACGACAACTAA
- the trpA gene encoding tryptophan synthase subunit alpha, protein MSHVSKSAAAIAAARAEGRPALICYLPAGFPDVQATIDAAVAMAENGADIIEVGIPYSDPVMDGSVIQAATVQSLAQGFRVAQVFDIIKGITERCSATVMVMTYWNPVLRMGVDEFSRRLAEAGGAGLITPDLIPDEAAEWMEASDKYGLDRVFLVAPSSTEARMKATVAASRGFVYCVSVMGVTGARSEVSDAAASVVAAAHAAGAENACVGLGVSQRKHVEEIGAYSDGVIVGTALVAALRDGGVEAVAKLTAELSGRPVSV, encoded by the coding sequence GTGAGCCACGTTTCCAAGAGTGCAGCAGCCATCGCCGCAGCCCGCGCCGAGGGCCGCCCGGCCCTGATCTGCTACCTGCCCGCCGGTTTCCCGGACGTGCAGGCCACCATTGACGCGGCCGTCGCGATGGCCGAAAACGGCGCCGACATCATCGAGGTCGGCATCCCGTACTCGGACCCCGTGATGGACGGCTCGGTCATCCAGGCCGCCACCGTCCAGTCGCTGGCCCAGGGCTTCAGGGTCGCCCAGGTCTTCGACATCATCAAGGGCATCACCGAGCGCTGCTCCGCCACGGTCATGGTCATGACCTACTGGAACCCGGTGCTGCGCATGGGCGTGGACGAGTTCTCCCGCCGCCTCGCCGAGGCCGGCGGCGCCGGGCTGATCACCCCGGACCTGATCCCGGACGAGGCCGCCGAGTGGATGGAGGCCTCCGACAAGTATGGACTTGACCGCGTCTTCCTGGTCGCCCCGTCCTCCACCGAAGCCCGCATGAAGGCCACCGTCGCCGCGAGCCGCGGATTCGTCTACTGCGTTTCGGTCATGGGCGTCACCGGTGCGCGCAGCGAGGTTTCCGACGCCGCCGCATCGGTTGTCGCCGCGGCCCACGCGGCCGGCGCCGAGAACGCCTGCGTCGGCCTGGGCGTTTCGCAGCGCAAGCACGTCGAGGAAATCGGCGCCTACTCCGACGGCGTCATCGTCGGCACCGCACTGGTCGCCGCGCTTCGCGACGGGGGAGTGGAGGCCGTTGCCAAGCTCACCGCCGAACTCAGCGGGAGGCCAGTCAGCGTATGA
- the trpB gene encoding tryptophan synthase subunit beta, which produces MNPTTGEPAEGSRKPAATPGDSLRHAPGPYFGDYGGRWMPESLIAAMDELSETFEAAKADPEFVAQVKDLNKNYSGRPSLLTEAKRFSEAAGGVRVFLKREDLNHTGSHKINNVLGQALLAKRMGKTRIIAETGAGQHGVASATAAALMGLECVVYMGAEDTRRQALNVARMQLLGATVIPVTAGSQTLKDAINEALRDWVANVDTTHYLLGTAAGGHPFPAMVRYFHEVIGEEAREQILAQTGRLPDAVAACIGGGSNAIGIFHGFLDDPSVELYGFEAGGDGVDTPRHAATITLGKPGVLHGAKSYLMQDDDGQTIESHSISAGLDYPGVGPEHAYLADIGRVHYEPITDTEAMDAFSLLCRTEGIIPAIESSHALAGVLKIAARKIAAGAKPEETIIVANLSGRGDKDVGTAAEWFKLIDSEAKDAK; this is translated from the coding sequence ATGAACCCGACGACAGGTGAACCGGCAGAAGGTTCCCGGAAGCCCGCTGCAACACCCGGGGATTCCCTGCGGCATGCGCCAGGGCCGTACTTCGGCGACTACGGCGGACGCTGGATGCCCGAATCGCTGATCGCCGCCATGGACGAACTGAGCGAGACCTTCGAGGCCGCCAAGGCGGACCCGGAATTCGTGGCGCAGGTCAAGGACCTGAACAAGAACTACTCCGGGCGCCCCTCCCTGCTCACCGAGGCCAAGCGCTTCTCCGAGGCCGCCGGCGGGGTTCGCGTCTTCCTCAAGCGCGAGGACCTGAACCACACCGGCAGCCACAAGATCAACAACGTGCTCGGCCAGGCGCTGCTTGCCAAGCGCATGGGCAAGACGCGCATCATCGCCGAGACCGGCGCGGGCCAGCACGGCGTCGCCTCGGCCACCGCGGCGGCCCTGATGGGCCTGGAATGCGTTGTCTACATGGGCGCCGAGGACACCCGCCGGCAGGCCCTGAACGTCGCGCGCATGCAGCTGCTCGGCGCCACGGTCATCCCGGTGACCGCCGGTTCGCAGACGCTGAAGGACGCCATCAACGAGGCGCTGCGCGACTGGGTCGCCAACGTGGACACCACCCACTACCTGCTGGGCACCGCCGCCGGCGGACACCCGTTCCCGGCCATGGTGCGCTACTTCCACGAGGTCATCGGAGAGGAAGCCCGCGAGCAGATCCTGGCCCAGACCGGCCGCCTGCCGGACGCCGTTGCCGCGTGCATCGGCGGCGGCTCCAACGCCATCGGCATCTTCCACGGTTTCCTTGACGACCCCTCGGTGGAGCTCTACGGCTTCGAGGCCGGCGGCGACGGCGTGGACACCCCGCGCCACGCGGCCACCATCACCCTGGGCAAGCCCGGCGTGCTGCACGGCGCCAAGAGCTACCTGATGCAGGACGACGACGGCCAGACCATCGAGTCGCACTCGATCTCCGCCGGCCTGGACTACCCGGGCGTCGGCCCGGAGCACGCCTACCTGGCGGACATCGGACGAGTGCACTACGAGCCGATCACCGACACCGAGGCCATGGACGCCTTCTCGCTGCTCTGCCGCACCGAGGGCATCATCCCGGCCATCGAGTCCTCGCACGCCCTGGCCGGCGTGCTGAAGATCGCGGCCCGCAAGATCGCCGCCGGCGCCAAGCCGGAAGAAACCATCATCGTCGCGAACCTTTCGGGCCGCGGCGACAAGGACGTTGGAACCGCCGCCGAATGGTTCAAACTCATCGACTCCGAAGCGAAGGATGCCAAGTGA